Proteins encoded together in one Marispirochaeta sp. window:
- a CDS encoding creatininase family protein: MNKYEEMLPAEFAEEIKRIPVVFVPTGLLEWHGDHLPLGVDGLKAYGICEQISKRIGGGILMPPNYFGRPGFSSYIGTLTFSEACIDLLIMELFAELKKIGAKIIVLITGHYGPCQVNLIKRVSDYFMKANRDITIIAQPEYEGVEVNKESPQDHADKWETSMMMRLRPDLVHMERFDPVKTKQKKFYNYPPNRFYDEQEEWYWISNLHESASSELGEKVIELISIYVATKIQVALTRNSR; this comes from the coding sequence ATGAATAAGTATGAAGAAATGCTTCCGGCTGAGTTTGCTGAAGAAATAAAACGGATCCCGGTAGTCTTTGTTCCGACAGGTTTGCTTGAATGGCATGGCGATCATCTGCCCTTGGGAGTAGATGGACTGAAAGCATACGGAATATGTGAACAAATATCAAAGAGAATAGGTGGAGGGATTTTGATGCCGCCGAATTATTTTGGAAGGCCCGGATTTTCAAGTTATATCGGGACCCTCACATTTTCCGAAGCATGTATTGATCTGCTTATTATGGAATTATTTGCTGAACTAAAGAAAATCGGAGCGAAAATTATTGTTCTTATTACAGGGCACTATGGTCCTTGCCAGGTAAATCTAATAAAAAGAGTCTCAGACTATTTCATGAAGGCTAACCGTGATATTACGATTATTGCACAGCCTGAGTATGAAGGTGTTGAGGTTAATAAGGAATCTCCTCAGGATCATGCTGATAAGTGGGAAACATCAATGATGATGCGGCTACGTCCAGACCTTGTTCATATGGAAAGATTTGATCCGGTAAAGACTAAACAAAAGAAGTTCTACAATTACCCTCCGAACCGTTTTTATGATGAACAGGAAGAATGGTATTGGATCAGCAATCTCCATGAAAGTGCTTCGAGTGAGTTGGGTGAAAAAGTGATTGAACTGATTTCTATTTATGTAGCTACAAAGATACAGGTCGCCCTTACAAGAAACAGTAGATAA
- a CDS encoding ROK family transcriptional regulator: protein MKYISNLNMNQNLSSKQKSYLSVLNVIHRDHPISRADIGKKIGLTSVTISSIVTQLLEENIIKITGEGDSKGGRRPILVDLVPSAYYMAALDVGITKIIAAIIDWCGNIIRSIRIESDLTNGEEHTIHQMLSQMRKIISEIDPAIQKKIIGIGLSLPGIVDTEKGLSIHSPGTQSLSQEKDVEIAKIFENEFGIKTYIENNARSMALAEIRYGTAQNVPNTCAINIGHGIGSGVSIDGELYRGYALPSGGLGHLMVLPSGPTCYCGGRGCLESLAAGYAIAAAATRSFSMNEGALIRKLVDGRLEKVTAEVVAIAAHKGDPLAKQIIQEAGHYLGMGILSMISFINPEMVVLGGGVTKSGDLLLDGIKQTVNSHSISKRIKLPQILISELGDNSSVIGAAAIALEEILISNPDIFIKKK, encoded by the coding sequence ATGAAATATATTTCCAACTTAAACATGAATCAAAACTTATCATCAAAACAGAAATCCTATTTATCTGTTTTGAATGTTATACATAGAGACCACCCCATTTCGAGAGCTGATATCGGGAAGAAGATCGGGTTGACGTCAGTTACTATCTCTTCAATTGTTACGCAGCTTCTCGAAGAAAATATTATCAAAATAACCGGCGAAGGAGATTCGAAAGGAGGAAGAAGGCCGATCTTAGTGGACTTAGTCCCCTCTGCATATTATATGGCAGCCCTCGATGTCGGAATAACAAAGATAATTGCTGCGATTATCGACTGGTGCGGCAACATCATCAGATCCATTAGAATTGAATCAGATTTAACCAACGGTGAAGAACATACAATTCACCAGATGCTCAGCCAAATGCGGAAAATCATATCCGAAATTGATCCGGCAATTCAGAAAAAAATAATTGGAATCGGCTTAAGCCTTCCGGGCATTGTAGATACCGAAAAAGGTCTTTCAATCCATTCACCCGGAACACAAAGCCTTTCACAGGAAAAAGATGTAGAAATTGCCAAAATTTTCGAAAATGAATTTGGCATCAAGACATATATTGAAAACAACGCACGCAGTATGGCATTGGCAGAAATACGTTACGGTACAGCCCAAAATGTCCCTAATACATGCGCCATAAACATAGGGCACGGAATCGGGAGCGGAGTGTCAATCGACGGAGAGCTATACCGAGGTTATGCATTACCATCCGGAGGCTTGGGGCATCTTATGGTTCTCCCGTCCGGACCTACATGCTACTGCGGAGGGAGAGGATGTTTGGAATCTTTGGCAGCAGGATATGCTATTGCAGCTGCGGCTACTCGCTCATTCAGCATGAACGAAGGGGCACTTATCAGAAAATTAGTAGACGGTAGACTTGAAAAGGTAACAGCAGAGGTTGTGGCAATAGCAGCTCATAAAGGCGATCCACTGGCAAAACAGATCATTCAGGAAGCCGGACATTATTTGGGCATGGGTATACTCAGCATGATAAGTTTTATTAATCCTGAGATGGTGGTTTTGGGCGGAGGAGTAACAAAATCAGGCGATCTTCTTTTGGACGGAATCAAACAAACTGTCAATAGTCATTCCATTTCAAAAAGAATTAAACTGCCGCAAATCTTAATCTCAGAATTAGGTGACAACTCAAGTGTTATAGGAGCTGCGGCAATTGCACTGGAAGAAATACTCATCAGTAATCCGGATATTTTTATTAAAAAGAAGTAA
- a CDS encoding N-acyl homoserine lactonase family protein: MKSPIVYPIKLATVKDVDYSHNVLNTRFGEKIDAAFLSYLIVVDKFLMIVDTGHTLLSFTKGDNMNIIGDAKEAYESKFQELRLEFNDVTHIILTHMHWDHMQNNHLFPNARIYVQRKEVEYAAAPLYPLYYEKADVAKLIGEDGDRVVFLDGDTELAPGVKTVLVGGHTPGSQIVYVNTSDGMAIITGDICNVYENLEVRSVKEMDVLGWVRAINKIKKDGDIILPMHEERVIKDYPQVGK, from the coding sequence ATGAAAAGTCCAATTGTTTACCCGATCAAATTAGCAACAGTAAAGGATGTAGATTATTCACATAACGTATTAAACACGCGCTTCGGTGAAAAGATAGATGCTGCTTTCTTAAGTTATCTGATTGTTGTCGATAAATTTCTAATGATAGTCGACACAGGGCATACGCTTCTTTCTTTTACAAAAGGCGACAACATGAATATTATCGGTGATGCAAAGGAGGCCTATGAATCTAAATTCCAAGAGTTGAGGCTGGAATTTAACGATGTCACGCATATTATTCTGACGCATATGCATTGGGATCATATGCAGAACAATCATCTATTTCCAAACGCGCGTATCTATGTCCAGCGGAAAGAAGTCGAGTATGCAGCGGCGCCGCTGTACCCTTTATATTATGAGAAAGCTGATGTTGCAAAGTTAATCGGTGAAGACGGCGATAGAGTGGTGTTTTTGGACGGTGATACTGAATTGGCCCCTGGAGTCAAAACGGTTTTAGTCGGCGGACATACGCCGGGTAGTCAGATTGTTTATGTTAATACAAGCGATGGTATGGCAATTATTACAGGCGATATTTGTAATGTCTATGAAAATCTTGAGGTACGATCTGTCAAGGAAATGGATGTGCTTGGATGGGTGCGGGCAATTAATAAAATTAAAAAGGATGGGGATATAATTCTACCAATGCATGAAGAACGTGTCATAAAGGATTATCCACAGGTTGGAAAATAG
- a CDS encoding ABC transporter permease: MDMLKYLLRRILTFLPLMFGVIFIVFVLVRLLPGSPVHRLAGTNANAAMVEAITKKMGLDKPMGEQFLIYIKGLLRGDLGLSWNTSNPVSQDLLVRFPATLELITLSLVNCFVFGIFLGTAAAVQPKGFFCKIANVYGLVAGAIADFWVGLMFIFIFFFTFRLLPAPIGRLDLMTTPPETVTGFLLLDSLLTGNMATFKDAFLHLILPVASLTVCFTAPIMKMTRSSMSEVLQSDFVAYSRMLGLPNRTVTRYAIRNAMPPVVTMIGYTYGFLLGGAVLVETVFGWGGLGQYVTLAIANKDYAAIQGFMLVATIFSMAVYLVVDVVYMLIDPRIKF, encoded by the coding sequence ATGGATATGTTGAAATACCTCCTTCGCAGAATACTTACGTTTTTACCGCTTATGTTTGGAGTCATCTTTATTGTTTTTGTTCTGGTACGATTACTTCCCGGGAGTCCTGTTCACCGGTTGGCCGGAACAAATGCAAATGCTGCTATGGTGGAAGCTATAACAAAGAAGATGGGTTTGGATAAACCGATGGGGGAGCAATTTCTTATCTATATCAAAGGTTTGCTAAGAGGCGATCTGGGGCTTTCGTGGAATACGAGCAATCCCGTGAGCCAGGATCTTCTTGTCAGATTCCCAGCGACGTTGGAGCTGATTACTCTTTCTTTGGTAAATTGTTTTGTTTTCGGAATATTTCTTGGAACGGCCGCTGCCGTTCAACCGAAAGGTTTTTTTTGCAAGATTGCCAATGTGTACGGACTTGTTGCCGGTGCAATTGCAGATTTCTGGGTCGGCTTGATGTTCATTTTTATTTTCTTTTTCACATTTCGGCTGTTGCCGGCGCCTATAGGGCGACTTGATCTAATGACGACTCCTCCGGAGACTGTAACCGGATTTTTATTATTGGACAGTTTATTAACTGGGAATATGGCTACTTTTAAAGATGCTTTCCTGCATCTTATTTTGCCTGTAGCCTCTCTTACTGTATGCTTCACCGCCCCGATTATGAAAATGACAAGATCCAGTATGAGTGAAGTTTTGCAATCGGATTTTGTTGCATATTCGCGCATGCTCGGACTACCGAACAGAACTGTAACCAGATACGCCATCAGGAATGCTATGCCTCCGGTTGTAACAATGATCGGTTATACATACGGATTCCTCCTCGGAGGTGCGGTTCTGGTTGAAACCGTCTTCGGGTGGGGCGGTCTGGGGCAGTATGTCACCCTCGCCATTGCGAATAAGGATTATGCGGCAATTCAGGGGTTCATGCTTGTGGCTACCATTTTTTCAATGGCGGTGTATTTAGTGGTCGATGTCGTATATATGCTCATAGATCCCAGAATTAAATTTTGA
- a CDS encoding ABC transporter ATP-binding protein translates to MKNEVIKISKMEKIFPLKGSKERLVAVDNVSFEINESETFGLIGESGSGKTTVGRCLLRLLPITSGELYFRNEEYSHISKRKYLSVLKNMQMVFQDPYYSLNPRRTVWETVDSALNAIGRSKKNERTEKIKNTLAKVYINEETYHKYPHQLSMGEQQRLGIARAIVSDPKFIVLDEPTSSLDISVRSEIIDLLVRLQKELGITYLFISHDLSTVQYLCHRVAIMYLGQIVELGSVTQVFRGARHPYSVALLSSVMHPDPKIKRSDYKLKGEIPSPINLPKACYLASRCPEAEDICRIKPPEMHEVSAGHKVKCHFAERIRKQELTHISEN, encoded by the coding sequence ATGAAGAATGAAGTCATAAAAATTTCAAAGATGGAAAAGATCTTTCCCCTGAAAGGATCAAAGGAACGTCTGGTGGCCGTTGATAATGTGTCATTTGAGATTAACGAATCGGAAACATTCGGACTTATCGGAGAAAGCGGATCGGGAAAGACTACTGTCGGGCGTTGTCTATTAAGACTCTTGCCTATAACTTCTGGTGAGCTTTATTTCAGAAATGAAGAATATTCACACATCTCGAAAAGAAAATATCTTTCTGTTTTGAAGAATATGCAGATGGTCTTTCAGGATCCGTATTACTCACTCAATCCCAGAAGAACCGTTTGGGAAACGGTTGATAGTGCGCTTAATGCGATCGGGCGGAGTAAAAAAAATGAAAGGACGGAAAAGATAAAAAATACCTTGGCTAAAGTATATATCAATGAAGAAACTTATCATAAGTATCCACATCAATTAAGCATGGGGGAACAGCAGAGACTAGGTATTGCGCGGGCAATAGTATCTGATCCAAAGTTCATAGTCTTGGACGAGCCGACATCATCGCTGGATATTTCCGTCCGAAGCGAGATTATCGATTTACTTGTCAGATTACAAAAAGAACTTGGAATAACGTATCTTTTCATCTCGCATGATCTTAGTACTGTTCAGTATTTGTGTCACAGGGTAGCCATAATGTATCTGGGACAGATAGTCGAGTTAGGCTCGGTTACTCAAGTTTTCCGGGGAGCTCGGCATCCGTACAGTGTTGCTTTACTTTCATCAGTTATGCACCCCGATCCTAAAATAAAAAGATCCGATTATAAATTAAAAGGAGAAATTCCCAGTCCAATCAATCTACCGAAGGCATGTTACTTAGCGTCACGATGCCCTGAAGCAGAGGATATTTGCAGAATAAAGCCTCCGGAAATGCATGAAGTTAGCGCAGGGCATAAAGTCAAATGTCATTTTGCAGAAAGAATACGGAAACAGGAATTGACTCATATAAGTGAGAATTAA
- a CDS encoding ABC transporter ATP-binding protein has translation MANTILCIQDLHVEFQLHNGTARILNGVNLDTDEGSLLGLVGESGSGKSVLAMAMLNYVREPGKIRKGKIIFNEKDVFSLSEKELREVYRGKEIGLIAANARSHLNPLLPVGKQIANVYMAHTGRPKSEAREKAVEILKLVGINDAERRMNSYPHELSGGMAQRVMIAITLVNAPKFIIADDCTNGLDVTVAAQVMDLFLEIIKKQKSSGMLITHDLGIVAQCCDDVAIMYSGRIFEKAPVEEFFQSPAHPYSLVLLESLPEKRKLKSDAEFIGTLPNPLRLSQGCLFHPHCSRCKEICTKQVPELKYIGNSRTVYCHFPLIG, from the coding sequence ATGGCGAACACGATATTATGCATTCAGGATTTACATGTTGAGTTCCAGCTTCATAACGGAACGGCAAGAATTTTAAATGGTGTAAATCTCGACACTGATGAAGGATCTCTCCTGGGTCTTGTCGGCGAATCAGGATCGGGGAAATCGGTTCTGGCGATGGCAATGCTTAACTATGTACGTGAGCCCGGGAAAATAAGGAAAGGAAAAATTATTTTTAACGAAAAGGACGTTTTTTCACTTTCTGAAAAAGAATTGCGGGAGGTATACCGTGGAAAGGAGATCGGCCTGATCGCCGCCAATGCCCGATCTCATCTAAATCCCTTGTTACCAGTCGGAAAGCAAATAGCGAATGTTTACATGGCTCATACCGGAAGGCCCAAAAGCGAAGCTCGGGAAAAGGCTGTGGAAATATTAAAATTAGTTGGCATAAACGATGCCGAGCGCAGAATGAACTCCTACCCTCATGAATTATCAGGAGGGATGGCGCAGCGAGTCATGATTGCCATCACACTCGTGAATGCTCCTAAATTCATTATAGCAGACGATTGTACGAATGGATTGGATGTTACAGTCGCTGCCCAGGTTATGGATCTTTTTCTGGAGATAATAAAAAAACAAAAATCATCGGGAATGTTGATTACTCATGATCTTGGGATAGTGGCACAGTGTTGTGACGATGTTGCAATTATGTATTCCGGTAGGATCTTTGAAAAAGCTCCGGTTGAAGAATTTTTTCAAAGTCCGGCTCATCCGTACAGTCTTGTTCTGTTGGAATCCCTTCCGGAAAAGAGAAAGTTGAAATCCGATGCAGAGTTTATCGGTACTCTGCCTAACCCTCTTCGTTTGTCGCAGGGATGCCTTTTTCATCCTCATTGTTCCCGTTGTAAAGAAATATGTACAAAGCAGGTGCCGGAACTCAAGTATATCGGGAATTCTCGTACGGTTTATTGTCATTTTCCTTTAATAGGATGA
- a CDS encoding ABC transporter permease, translated as MKRNIVFFSMLFKNIPGLIGCIIILCVVFCAIFAPVIAPYDPQQPIMEDNRMPPSAEHIFGTDEVGMDIFSRIIYATRIDLTIGVLATLVSLFIGIPVGILVGYYEGLFGEVIMRLTDLLQAFPVFIFAMVLVAVLGNKMQNIIAAITFLNAPIYLRLVRTEVLSVKRHPFVEAARCAGKSDFHIMFKELLPNSIKPALIQASVNVGWAILLTAGLSFIGAGIRVPTPEWGSMISLGADSIMTGQWWSSFFPGMAIMVTVLGFALFGDFLRTYLDPERR; from the coding sequence ATGAAACGGAACATTGTTTTCTTTAGTATGCTGTTTAAGAATATTCCGGGACTTATTGGATGCATTATTATTCTATGTGTTGTTTTCTGCGCGATCTTCGCACCAGTTATTGCTCCGTATGACCCGCAACAACCGATCATGGAAGACAACAGGATGCCGCCGAGTGCGGAGCATATTTTCGGTACCGATGAAGTCGGGATGGATATCTTTAGTAGAATAATTTATGCAACAAGGATCGATTTAACGATTGGTGTATTGGCCACATTGGTGTCGTTGTTTATAGGAATACCTGTTGGAATTTTAGTCGGATATTATGAAGGCCTATTCGGCGAGGTTATAATGCGTCTCACCGATCTATTACAGGCTTTTCCGGTTTTTATTTTCGCGATGGTTTTAGTAGCGGTATTAGGTAATAAAATGCAGAATATTATCGCCGCGATTACGTTTCTCAATGCTCCGATCTACCTGCGGCTGGTCCGGACTGAGGTGCTTTCGGTAAAGCGTCATCCTTTTGTTGAGGCCGCGCGATGTGCAGGAAAGAGCGATTTCCATATCATGTTTAAAGAATTGCTGCCTAACTCAATAAAACCCGCGCTTATTCAAGCGTCGGTAAATGTCGGATGGGCCATTCTCCTTACTGCTGGTTTAAGTTTTATCGGTGCAGGAATACGTGTCCCGACTCCTGAGTGGGGTTCAATGATATCGCTTGGAGCTGATTCCATAATGACAGGACAATGGTGGTCGTCATTTTTTCCGGGGATGGCAATTATGGTTACCGTTTTAGGTTTTGCATTGTTTGGTGATTTTCTCCGCACTTATTTAGATCCTGAGAGGCGTTAG
- a CDS encoding amidohydrolase family protein, translating to MKSSTIIDSHLHLLKKENYNIGLFKNNGMYLPENTPLDFLVTAMKELNISKAVVMGQKMERIWDSECGEEYIFEAYEKNKDFFLPFISIEPLDRTGRLNKKELIRLEKSNDNIKGVLITPPYGQFMSNDRRVYPFYEIIQEQGLIVQFHHSANTGEKLIFAHHKYAAMENLNDVINDFPDLKIVVEHLGYPWTEELFTLMACTKNLYSDLTLLYDQHTLTAWKIVMAKEYKVIDKIMYGSDYYSYNSNIVNTMASYISYIKTDINNICEKSGWPKLKKDEIEGILYRNAALLYGI from the coding sequence ATGAAAAGCAGTACGATAATTGATTCTCACCTCCATTTACTTAAAAAAGAAAATTATAATATTGGTTTATTTAAAAATAACGGTATGTATCTTCCAGAAAACACTCCGTTGGATTTTCTGGTGACTGCAATGAAGGAATTGAATATTTCAAAAGCAGTAGTTATGGGGCAGAAAATGGAGCGAATCTGGGATTCGGAATGCGGTGAAGAATATATTTTTGAAGCATATGAAAAGAATAAAGATTTTTTTCTACCTTTTATTAGCATTGAACCTCTGGATAGAACTGGAAGACTTAATAAGAAAGAATTAATTCGGTTAGAGAAAAGTAATGATAATATTAAAGGCGTTCTTATAACTCCACCGTATGGCCAGTTTATGTCCAACGACCGTAGAGTATATCCTTTTTACGAAATCATACAGGAACAGGGATTAATCGTACAATTTCACCATTCGGCCAATACCGGAGAAAAATTGATTTTTGCGCATCATAAGTATGCGGCGATGGAAAACTTGAATGATGTTATAAACGATTTCCCGGATTTGAAGATTGTGGTGGAACACCTTGGATACCCATGGACGGAAGAGTTATTTACTCTGATGGCTTGCACTAAGAACCTGTATTCTGATCTTACGCTTTTGTATGATCAGCACACTCTGACCGCATGGAAAATTGTAATGGCAAAGGAGTATAAGGTGATTGATAAAATCATGTACGGTTCGGATTATTATTCATACAATTCGAATATAGTTAACACAATGGCTTCATATATAAGTTATATAAAGACTGATATAAATAACATTTGCGAGAAATCAGGCTGGCCAAAACTGAAAAAAGATGAAATAGAGGGGATTCTTTACCGTAATGCTGCTTTGCTTTACGGGATTTGA
- a CDS encoding carbohydrate ABC transporter permease, with the protein MRINIFWKTRFNLNIVYRMLVYFIILTGAILMVIPFIWMLLTSFKSFSETLTVPIKWFPSQWKLNNYNEVLQKFLFGRYYINTIIVTATITLGQAFICSLAAYAFARLRFPLKNIFFFMVLSVLMVPPQMTLVPQFLIISSFGFVNTLWGIIIPGLPSSFATFLFRQAFMMLPGELEESAKIDGCSHFLIYWKIMLPLCTSTIAAFSIITVLWAWNDLLWPLIVTSTDNMRVLSVGIAALQGQNYTEHQLLMAASVMATLPVIIVFIIGQKYFVRGIAFTGTKA; encoded by the coding sequence ATGAGAATTAATATTTTTTGGAAAACACGCTTCAATCTAAATATAGTATATCGAATGCTGGTATATTTCATCATTCTTACAGGTGCCATCCTCATGGTTATACCATTTATATGGATGTTGCTTACATCGTTCAAGTCGTTTTCCGAGACATTAACTGTTCCAATTAAATGGTTTCCTTCTCAATGGAAACTGAATAATTATAACGAAGTGTTACAGAAATTCCTGTTTGGAAGGTACTATATAAATACGATAATAGTGACCGCTACTATTACTCTTGGGCAGGCTTTCATCTGTTCCTTGGCTGCTTACGCCTTCGCTAGGTTAAGATTCCCTTTAAAGAACATTTTTTTCTTTATGGTGTTATCAGTGTTAATGGTGCCTCCGCAAATGACATTGGTCCCTCAATTTCTGATAATCTCATCGTTCGGCTTTGTTAACACTCTATGGGGAATTATCATTCCTGGACTTCCTAGTTCCTTCGCTACGTTTCTTTTCCGTCAAGCCTTTATGATGTTACCAGGCGAGTTGGAAGAATCGGCAAAAATAGATGGTTGTAGTCATTTCCTTATTTATTGGAAAATCATGCTTCCATTGTGCACAAGCACAATCGCGGCATTTTCCATAATCACCGTACTATGGGCATGGAACGACCTGCTTTGGCCTCTAATCGTCACAAGTACGGATAATATGCGGGTACTTTCGGTTGGTATTGCTGCACTTCAGGGTCAGAATTATACAGAACATCAACTCCTGATGGCCGCGAGTGTTATGGCTACTTTACCTGTCATTATAGTTTTTATTATCGGGCAAAAATATTTTGTTCGCGGAATTGCCTTTACTGGAACTAAAGCATAA
- a CDS encoding sugar ABC transporter permease has translation MKEKDSQSSAISCIKTQSKPYRNSFRRTKESRREVFDAYLFISPLVIGVTIFWIGPIVASFVMSLTKWSIIELPQFVGLKNYIRMFSDVQLRKELLNTLVFTSVTVPVTIILSLFLSVLLNSKIKGQTIFRTIYFIPVITMPVAIALVWQLLLNSQYGFVDQILFTLFKIRPIWLGDPKLIMLSVIIVTIWKNIGYYMIFLLAGLQGIPKTLYEAAEIDGASPITKLFKITIPLLTQTIFFVLTVSVMNALKEFDLIYMFAGAANSVQGPTVDAVRTLVYGIYETGFTYYWMGYASAKAFLLFLIIMTITLIQLKLQKKWVYYEN, from the coding sequence ATGAAAGAAAAAGACAGCCAAAGTTCGGCAATCAGTTGCATAAAGACTCAATCGAAACCATATCGCAATTCTTTTCGAAGAACAAAAGAGTCTCGACGAGAAGTCTTCGATGCATATCTATTTATTTCGCCTCTTGTTATTGGAGTTACAATTTTTTGGATAGGTCCGATAGTAGCATCTTTTGTTATGTCCCTAACCAAATGGAGTATAATCGAACTACCACAATTTGTTGGACTGAAGAATTACATCCGTATGTTTTCTGATGTGCAGTTACGAAAAGAACTCTTGAATACGCTTGTTTTTACTTCAGTTACCGTTCCTGTCACGATAATATTATCACTATTCCTTTCAGTTTTATTGAATAGCAAGATTAAAGGACAGACCATTTTCAGGACAATTTATTTTATCCCGGTTATTACGATGCCTGTAGCAATTGCGCTTGTATGGCAGTTGTTGTTGAACTCGCAATATGGCTTCGTTGATCAGATATTGTTTACTTTATTCAAGATACGTCCTATATGGTTAGGTGATCCAAAGCTGATTATGTTGTCGGTGATTATCGTTACCATTTGGAAGAATATTGGATATTATATGATATTTCTTTTAGCCGGTCTACAAGGAATTCCGAAGACGCTATATGAAGCAGCTGAGATTGACGGCGCTAGTCCAATAACAAAGCTTTTTAAAATCACAATTCCATTGCTGACCCAGACTATATTTTTCGTTCTTACGGTATCTGTTATGAACGCCCTGAAGGAATTTGACCTGATTTATATGTTTGCTGGAGCCGCTAACTCGGTACAAGGTCCAACAGTCGATGCTGTTCGGACCCTTGTTTACGGTATCTATGAAACCGGTTTTACCTACTATTGGATGGGGTATGCATCAGCCAAAGCATTTCTACTGTTCTTGATCATTATGACTATTACACTGATCCAATTAAAACTTCAGAAAAAATGGGTATACTATGAGAATTAA
- a CDS encoding ABC transporter substrate-binding protein, whose product MLAESYSLSDDGRTLTIKLREGVMSHAGNELVADDFIWERNRQTRIIGVENWQNNGMAITDPDSQIKKIDKYTFSITTDKPNPILPAMMTHMANHMIDSVEYQQHEGQAGDPDGTNWSNTLGSGHGPYKVESFTAGDNITFTAHDQYWDSRYPMYFQKVIVKEVPKSANRMALVLSGDADAATYLTPKELQSLDGKSGVKVMHWKSNLISRIEFNCTKPPFDNPLVRKALNFAVPYDQILSTVYLSAATQAKSVIPSTYPSCNGSYWRYRLDYDKARELLAEAGYSEGFETTLEIMTDYPQDEQIAIIIKDSFKNIGVDVSIEKLQSADYWSKGPKKSFKGMYIFSDMPGVVDGGFSIKLWLQSGVDSNFSGYSNAELDKLYKETTETADPALRDRNFQRIQEIVVWEDPAWILLSEPGYHIAVRDDIYDLFWQSLQEIRWGMAYRK is encoded by the coding sequence ATGCTTGCGGAAAGTTATTCTTTATCCGACGACGGAAGAACCCTGACGATTAAGCTTCGGGAAGGTGTCATGAGCCATGCCGGAAATGAGCTGGTCGCGGACGATTTTATTTGGGAACGGAATCGGCAAACAAGAATTATCGGAGTGGAGAACTGGCAGAACAATGGAATGGCTATTACGGATCCCGATAGTCAGATAAAGAAGATTGACAAATATACATTTTCTATTACCACTGATAAGCCTAATCCGATTCTCCCCGCCATGATGACTCATATGGCTAACCATATGATAGATTCCGTTGAATATCAGCAGCATGAAGGACAAGCGGGTGATCCGGACGGAACAAACTGGTCGAACACGTTAGGATCCGGTCACGGCCCCTATAAAGTCGAAAGTTTTACAGCCGGAGATAATATTACATTTACTGCGCATGACCAGTATTGGGATAGTCGGTACCCAATGTATTTTCAGAAGGTTATAGTAAAGGAAGTTCCTAAATCAGCAAACAGGATGGCCCTGGTTCTTTCGGGGGATGCGGACGCCGCGACATACTTGACTCCAAAGGAACTGCAATCACTCGATGGAAAATCAGGCGTCAAGGTGATGCATTGGAAGAGTAATCTTATCTCTCGCATTGAGTTTAACTGTACCAAGCCCCCCTTCGACAATCCGTTGGTTCGGAAAGCGTTAAATTTTGCCGTTCCGTATGACCAGATATTATCAACGGTCTATTTAAGCGCTGCAACACAGGCGAAAAGCGTAATCCCGTCTACATACCCGAGTTGTAATGGTTCTTATTGGCGGTACCGATTGGATTACGATAAGGCTCGGGAACTGCTGGCAGAAGCTGGCTATTCAGAAGGATTTGAAACAACACTGGAGATAATGACTGATTATCCTCAGGACGAACAGATTGCCATTATAATAAAGGACAGTTTTAAAAATATCGGCGTCGATGTGTCGATCGAAAAGCTTCAGTCGGCAGACTATTGGAGCAAGGGACCTAAGAAATCGTTTAAAGGTATGTACATATTCTCGGATATGCCCGGTGTCGTCGACGGTGGATTTTCGATAAAACTCTGGCTGCAAAGCGGCGTGGACTCCAACTTTAGCGGCTACTCGAATGCTGAACTCGATAAGCTTTATAAAGAAACAACGGAAACAGCTGATCCGGCATTGAGAGACCGTAATTTTCAGAGGATACAGGAAATTGTAGTTTGGGAGGACCCTGCATGGATACTCCTTTCCGAGCCCGGTTATCATATTGCGGTACGTGACGATATCTACGATTTATTCTGGCAATCGCTTCAGGAGATTCGGTGGGGTATGGCGTACAGAAAGTAG